One genomic window of Monodelphis domestica isolate mMonDom1 chromosome 1, mMonDom1.pri, whole genome shotgun sequence includes the following:
- the LOC103095887 gene encoding PRELI domain-containing protein 1, mitochondrial-like, which produces MVKYFLGQSVLRSSWDQVFAAFWQRYPNPYSKHVLTEDIVHREVTPDQKLLSRWLLTKTNRMPRWAERFFPANVAHSVYILEDSIVDPQNQTMTTFTWNINHARLMVVEERCVYCVNPENSGWTEIRWEAWVSSSLFGVSRAVQEFGLARFKSNVTKTIKGFEYILAKLQGEAPSKTLVETAKEATEKAKETALAATEKAKDLASKAVTKKQQQQQQHYV; this is translated from the coding sequence ATGGTGAAGTATTTCCTGGGGCAGAGCGTGCTCCGGAGCTCCTGGGACCAAGTGTTCGCTGCCTTCTGGCAGCGCTACCCCAACCCCTACAGCAAACATGTACTGACCGAGGACATTGTGCACCGGGAAGTCACTCCTGACCAGAAGCTGCTATCCAGGTGGCTTCTGACAAAGACCAACAGGATGCCCCGCTGGGCGGAGCGCTTCTTCCCTGCTAACGTAGCCCACTCGGTATACATCCTAGAGGACTCTATCGTGGACCCACAGAACCAGACCATGACCACTTTCACCTGGAACATTAACCATGCCCGACTGATGGTAGTGGAGGAAAGATGTGTTTACTGTGTGAACCCTGAAAACAGTGGCTGGACTGAAATCCGATGGGAGGCCTGGGTCTCCTCCAGTTTGTTTGGGGTGTCCAGAGCTGTACAGGAGTTTGGCCTGGCTAGATTCAAAAGTAATGTGACCAAGACCATCAAAGGCTTTGAGTACATCTTGGCCAAACTGCAAGGTGAAGCTCCTTCTAAGACACTTGTTGAAACAGCTAAGGAAGCAACTGAGAAGGCAAAGGAAACTGCTTTGGCGGCTACTGAGAAGGCCAAGGACCTGGCTAGTAAGGCAGTCACAAagaaacagcagcagcaacagcaacactATGTTTAA